The following coding sequences are from one Bufo bufo chromosome 2, aBufBuf1.1, whole genome shotgun sequence window:
- the LOC120991869 gene encoding histone H1B-like, whose protein sequence is MAETAPAAAAPPPPAEAAAKSKKQPRKSAAAAGGAKKSKKPSGPSVSELLVTAVSASKERSGVSLAALKKALAAGGCDVEKNNSRIKVAIRALVTKGTLTQVKGSGASGSFKLNKKQQETKDKAAAKKKKPAAAKKPAATAAKKPAKSPKKPKKAPAKSPKKAKKPAAAKKAAKSPKKPKAAPKKLAKSPAKKAAKPKAAKSPAKKAAKAKKSAAKK, encoded by the coding sequence ATGGCAGAGACCGCGCCAGCAGCcgccgctcctcctcctcccgccgAAGCGGCCGCCAAGTCCAAGAAGCAGCCGAGGAAATCCGCCGCGGCAGCAGGGGGCGCCAAGAAAAGCAAGAAGCCGTCCGGTCCCAGCGTGTCCGAGCTCCTGGTCACAGCCGTGTCCGCCTCCAAGGAGCGCAGCGGGGTGTCTCTGGCCGCCCTGAAGAAGGCTCTGGCTGCCGGAGGATGCGATGTAGAGAAGAACAATAGCCGCATCAAGGTGGCCATCAGGGCTCTGGTCACCAAGGGGACCCTCACCCAGGTGAAGGGCAGCGGCGCCTCCGGCTCCTTCAAGCTCAACAagaagcagcaggagaccaaggaCAAGGCGGCGGCCAAGAAGAAGAAGCCGGCGGCGGCCAAGAAACCTGCAGCTACTGCGGCCAAGAAACCCGCTAAATCCCCGAAGAAGCCCAAGAAGGCTCCGGCCAAGAGCCCGAAAAAGGCTAAGAAACCAGCCGCGGCCAAGAAAGCAGCCAAGAGCCCCAAGAAGCCGAAGGCTGCCCCCAAGAAGCTGGCCAAGAGTCCGGCTAAGAAGGCGGCGAAACCCAAGGCTGCCAAGAGTCCGGCTAAGAAAGCGGCGAAAGCCAAGAAGAGCGCGGCCAAGAAGTAA